Proteins encoded together in one Planctopirus ephydatiae window:
- a CDS encoding menaquinone biosynthesis family protein → MAEFCLLTAVKVRSVDNRTLIRVGHSPDPDDAFMFHALANDKIPTGQYVFTHELQDIETLNQRAFRGELELSAVSLHGYAYLTDKYALCACGCSMGDNYGPMVVARQPMEIDDLIGKRIAIPGKLTTAVLSLRLLLGDRFTPVLYPFDEILNVVERGEVDAGLIIHEGQLTYASQGLSLVVDLGKWWLQKTGLPLPLGGNAIRRDLGRKAMEEVTALLKQSIIYGLEHRQEALGHAKKYGRDLDDHKADVFVGMYVNDWTIDFGDRGREAVKLLLARAYEHNLIPHPVELEFIG, encoded by the coding sequence ATGGCTGAATTTTGCCTGTTAACTGCTGTGAAAGTACGATCCGTGGATAATCGAACCCTTATTCGTGTAGGCCATAGCCCTGATCCTGATGATGCCTTCATGTTTCATGCATTGGCGAACGATAAAATTCCGACCGGCCAGTACGTTTTCACTCACGAACTCCAAGATATCGAGACGCTCAATCAGCGGGCCTTCCGTGGGGAGTTAGAGCTTTCCGCAGTCAGTCTGCATGGTTACGCTTACTTGACAGACAAATACGCTTTGTGTGCCTGTGGCTGCAGCATGGGAGATAATTATGGACCCATGGTTGTCGCTCGTCAGCCGATGGAAATTGACGATCTGATTGGCAAGAGAATTGCCATTCCTGGAAAGTTGACCACAGCCGTTTTATCGTTGCGATTACTGCTCGGAGATCGTTTTACCCCCGTTCTTTATCCCTTTGACGAAATTCTGAATGTGGTCGAGCGTGGTGAAGTCGATGCGGGTCTGATCATTCACGAAGGCCAGTTGACCTACGCCTCTCAAGGCTTAAGTCTGGTGGTCGATCTGGGTAAATGGTGGCTGCAGAAGACCGGGCTTCCTTTGCCGCTGGGAGGCAATGCCATCCGGCGTGATCTGGGCCGCAAAGCGATGGAAGAAGTCACAGCTCTGCTCAAGCAGAGCATTATCTATGGTCTTGAACATCGCCAGGAAGCGTTAGGCCACGCCAAGAAGTACGGCCGAGATCTCGATGATCATAAGGCCGATGTCTTTGTCGGTATGTACGTGAATGACTGGACGATCGACTTTGGAGATCGCGGCCGTGAAGCCGTGAAATTACTGCTGGCGAGAGCTTATGAACACAATCTCATTCCGCATCCGGTCGAGTTGGAGTTCATTGGCTGA
- a CDS encoding globin domain-containing protein gives MRNRLVSARDGMTELTGTTVVSMGSRIRLSEPAVPPVDLPSTVIPAIGEPVIRQLVHAFYQRVQHDALVGGMYPPNEWEAAETRLADFLVYRLGGSQDYLTKRGAPRLRMRHASFAITPAARNRWMELMTEALAEVPLPQPYANIVTQFLSETATFLINRTHSH, from the coding sequence GTGAGAAATCGACTGGTCAGTGCCCGCGATGGGATGACAGAGTTGACGGGAACAACTGTGGTTTCAATGGGGAGTCGAATTCGATTGTCTGAACCGGCTGTACCTCCTGTAGATCTCCCATCGACGGTGATTCCTGCCATTGGTGAACCCGTCATCAGGCAACTCGTGCACGCGTTTTACCAGCGCGTGCAGCATGATGCACTGGTCGGTGGCATGTATCCTCCCAACGAGTGGGAAGCTGCTGAAACCCGCCTGGCAGACTTTCTGGTCTATCGACTGGGAGGATCACAGGACTACCTCACCAAACGGGGTGCACCACGGCTACGCATGAGACATGCCAGCTTCGCGATCACACCAGCGGCCAGAAATCGTTGGATGGAACTGATGACCGAAGCACTCGCCGAAGTCCCTCTCCCACAGCCTTATGCGAACATCGTGACGCAGTTTCTCTCTGAGACAGCCACGTTTCTCATCAACCGAACTCACTCCCACTAA
- a CDS encoding GTPase — protein sequence MNQERSHQAPLANSRQQNVAQLSSQKMSATQITAAQWSPAGRSAIALVRVHGDLSRLSSSAQQLFHSAGQVNWTDLPEKSVHYGHWGLGHAEGVVLTQIEKDVLEISCHGGTAAVENLLTSLQGIGVIVQSWQQQLASRKNYLVAECTEVLTRAVTVKSAQLILAHSLEKLPEFAADINWPADDLSRNEAIRSVELSLKWWEVGRRLTEGWVVSIVGLPNAGKSSLINRLLGYERSIVIDQPGTTRDIVRASTAIGGWLVHLADTAGVRESEDPLEAEGIQKTMATSGQADLVIYVVDASQSLQTADVQLSGQFRDVVVLLNKCDLPMDRDVLQQWPDALPISTVTSQGIMPLLDILARRLMRRGPAPDVMIPVTLRQQSCLQKILTALKTSDLDQYLLAKHELATGNCPN from the coding sequence GTGAACCAGGAACGCTCACATCAGGCACCGCTTGCCAATAGCAGACAGCAAAACGTCGCCCAGCTCAGTTCTCAAAAGATGAGTGCCACGCAGATTACAGCGGCACAGTGGTCACCGGCTGGTCGCTCTGCGATTGCACTGGTTCGTGTTCATGGCGATTTAAGTCGCCTGAGTTCATCGGCCCAACAATTGTTTCACTCTGCTGGGCAGGTCAACTGGACCGATCTTCCCGAGAAAAGTGTGCATTATGGCCACTGGGGGTTGGGACATGCTGAAGGGGTCGTCCTGACTCAAATTGAAAAGGATGTTCTTGAAATCTCCTGCCATGGAGGAACTGCTGCGGTCGAAAACCTTTTGACTTCGCTGCAGGGAATTGGCGTGATCGTGCAGTCGTGGCAGCAGCAACTGGCCTCCCGCAAAAACTATCTGGTTGCCGAATGCACAGAGGTGCTCACTCGTGCTGTGACTGTCAAATCGGCTCAATTGATTCTGGCCCACAGTCTCGAAAAACTCCCGGAATTCGCGGCAGATATCAACTGGCCTGCGGATGACCTATCGCGAAATGAAGCGATCCGATCGGTGGAGTTGAGTCTCAAATGGTGGGAGGTTGGTCGACGTCTGACAGAAGGCTGGGTCGTCTCGATTGTCGGTTTGCCGAATGCCGGAAAATCGAGCCTGATCAATCGACTGCTGGGATACGAGCGTTCCATCGTGATTGATCAACCAGGAACCACGCGCGATATTGTACGGGCTTCGACTGCGATCGGTGGCTGGCTGGTTCATCTGGCCGATACCGCAGGTGTCCGCGAAAGTGAAGATCCGCTCGAAGCGGAAGGCATCCAGAAGACGATGGCTACTTCCGGGCAGGCGGATCTGGTGATTTATGTGGTCGATGCGAGTCAATCATTGCAGACGGCTGACGTACAGCTTTCCGGCCAGTTTCGCGATGTGGTGGTGCTCCTCAACAAGTGCGATCTCCCCATGGACCGCGACGTATTGCAACAATGGCCAGACGCCCTGCCCATTTCGACAGTGACATCTCAAGGCATTATGCCACTGCTGGACATCCTGGCGCGACGACTCATGCGTCGTGGCCCTGCACCAGACGTCATGATTCCCGTGACCTTGCGACAGCAGAGTTGCCTGCAAAAAATTCTGACAGCACTCAAAACTTCAGATCTCGATCAGTACCTGTTGGCAAAACATGAGCTGGCCACTGGAAATTGTCCGAACTGA
- a CDS encoding exodeoxyribonuclease VII small subunit: protein MARKKSSSSTEGPSFEEALEELQGIVDQLDEGQLPLNDALQGFERGIHLYRVCSEILENAESKVEMLKSQLKGSGPEAIPVDSIIKSTIDSSVEKAPPMSSDRTEATLSRVPATEPEAPFDADPGRGTEQLYSEDSMRSEDNSPRPNAGLF, encoded by the coding sequence ATGGCTCGCAAAAAATCGTCATCATCAACGGAAGGCCCCTCTTTTGAAGAGGCCCTTGAGGAACTTCAAGGGATTGTTGATCAGTTGGATGAAGGCCAGTTACCACTGAATGACGCTCTTCAAGGGTTTGAGCGGGGCATTCATCTGTATCGGGTTTGCAGCGAAATTCTGGAGAATGCTGAATCGAAAGTTGAGATGCTGAAGTCGCAACTGAAAGGATCCGGGCCAGAGGCAATTCCCGTCGATTCCATCATTAAAAGTACCATTGATTCCAGCGTCGAGAAGGCTCCGCCGATGTCGTCAGATCGCACGGAGGCCACCTTGAGCCGTGTTCCAGCCACAGAGCCAGAGGCACCTTTTGATGCCGATCCAGGACGTGGTACTGAACAACTTTATTCAGAAGATTCGATGAGATCTGAAGATAACTCTCCTCGCCCCAATGCAGGGCTGTTTTAA